In Streptomyces seoulensis, the following are encoded in one genomic region:
- a CDS encoding glycoside hydrolase family 31 protein, producing MNGRDLVRSWDGVGAGRATRGMRAVRAAWHRRRSDAVGLPPRGAERARVPGELREAEPGPGGGVIRFARSELRIVVAVGGAVFLGWDGAGPEPSYALAGGTPEADPRVVLEPDKDGGWQVVAERVTVVVSRHGAVEIRTPGGLVLRRELPPRWWEPLGGGAARWTQRAEVAADARFFGLGGRTSGPRLRDGAYRLWNGATPVAIPVQLVVADAAAHLVFHDTPWDGTVVLREGEEGAGSGHDRAGRCEIRMDGGPLRSWVIVGIPARVLGAWAALTGAPALPPAWALGHQHARDFTGEQEIRAIVAGYQERDLPLDAVHLDAGHHDVGRPFSVDQDRFPKLPVLAEEMRRDGVRLVSAVDAAVRVMPGDPVYEGGSAVDAFVRDASGRTVRGEGRAGEAVFPDFTHARARAWWGGLYEERLEQGFAGFWHGAHEPSARDAFGEPPLPRSARHALEGAGGDHREAHNLDALCMARAAYEGLSELAPEERPFVLSRSGWAGTQRYGGIWPGDMGTGWPALRASLSLVLGLGLCGVPYTGTDVGGSGGDVSPELYLRWFQLGSYLPLFRTRTSARAGREPWEFGAEVLGHARVALLERRRLVPYFVTLAHLARWTGAPAVRPLWWGAPEDRALRDCEDAFLLGDSLLVAPVLDPGAERRAVRLPRGRWYDTVTERAYEGPGQVLVEAPRGRIPVLARAGAVVPVRGADGALELEVWAPAPGRAGGALVVPDTGGIERYVTRWDGTRVVVTRETDGAPAEPSRPVRVRGLGGAATGQ from the coding sequence ATGAACGGTCGTGACCTGGTGCGTTCGTGGGACGGGGTCGGCGCGGGGCGCGCCACGCGGGGGATGCGGGCGGTGCGGGCCGCCTGGCACCGCAGGCGCAGCGACGCCGTGGGGCTGCCGCCCAGGGGCGCGGAGCGGGCGCGGGTGCCGGGTGAGCTGCGGGAGGCGGAGCCGGGGCCCGGCGGCGGGGTCATCCGGTTCGCGCGTTCGGAGCTTCGGATCGTGGTGGCGGTCGGCGGGGCGGTGTTCCTCGGCTGGGACGGGGCGGGTCCGGAGCCGTCGTACGCGCTCGCCGGCGGGACGCCCGAGGCAGATCCCCGGGTGGTGCTGGAGCCGGACAAGGACGGCGGCTGGCAGGTGGTGGCCGAGCGGGTGACCGTCGTGGTGTCCCGGCACGGCGCGGTGGAGATCCGTACGCCCGGTGGTCTCGTGCTGCGCCGGGAGCTGCCGCCGCGCTGGTGGGAGCCGCTGGGCGGGGGTGCGGCGCGCTGGACGCAGCGGGCGGAGGTGGCGGCGGACGCCCGGTTCTTCGGGCTGGGCGGGCGGACCTCGGGGCCTCGGCTGCGCGACGGCGCGTACCGGCTGTGGAACGGGGCGACACCCGTGGCGATACCGGTACAGCTCGTGGTGGCGGACGCCGCGGCGCATCTGGTGTTCCACGACACGCCCTGGGACGGGACGGTCGTCCTGCGGGAGGGCGAGGAGGGCGCCGGTTCCGGGCACGACCGGGCCGGGCGCTGCGAGATACGCATGGACGGGGGTCCGCTGCGCTCCTGGGTGATCGTGGGCATCCCCGCGCGCGTGCTCGGTGCCTGGGCGGCGCTGACCGGCGCGCCCGCGCTGCCGCCCGCCTGGGCGCTGGGGCACCAGCACGCACGGGACTTCACCGGCGAGCAGGAGATACGCGCGATCGTCGCCGGATACCAGGAGCGCGATCTCCCCCTGGACGCCGTGCACCTGGACGCCGGCCACCACGACGTGGGGCGCCCCTTCAGCGTCGACCAGGACCGTTTCCCCAAGCTGCCGGTGCTCGCGGAGGAAATGCGCCGGGACGGGGTGCGGCTGGTGTCGGCCGTGGACGCGGCGGTGCGGGTGATGCCGGGCGACCCGGTGTACGAGGGCGGCTCGGCCGTGGACGCGTTCGTGCGGGACGCGTCGGGGCGGACGGTACGGGGTGAGGGGCGGGCCGGTGAGGCGGTGTTCCCGGACTTCACGCACGCGCGGGCGCGCGCTTGGTGGGGCGGGCTCTACGAGGAGCGGCTGGAGCAGGGGTTCGCCGGGTTCTGGCACGGCGCCCACGAGCCCTCCGCGCGGGACGCGTTCGGCGAGCCGCCCCTGCCCCGCTCGGCCCGGCACGCCCTGGAGGGGGCCGGCGGCGACCATCGGGAGGCGCACAACCTGGACGCCCTGTGCATGGCACGCGCCGCGTACGAGGGGCTGAGCGAACTCGCGCCCGAGGAGCGGCCCTTCGTGCTCTCCCGGTCCGGCTGGGCCGGCACCCAGCGGTACGGCGGCATCTGGCCGGGCGACATGGGGACGGGCTGGCCGGCGCTCCGGGCGTCGCTGTCGCTGGTGCTGGGGCTGGGTCTGTGCGGGGTGCCGTACACGGGGACGGATGTCGGCGGGTCCGGCGGTGATGTGTCGCCGGAGCTGTATCTGCGGTGGTTCCAGCTCGGCTCGTATCTGCCGCTGTTCCGTACGCGCACGAGCGCGCGTGCGGGGCGGGAGCCGTGGGAGTTCGGGGCGGAGGTGCTGGGGCACGCGCGCGTGGCGCTGCTCGAACGGCGGCGCCTGGTGCCGTACTTCGTGACGCTGGCGCACCTGGCCCGGTGGACGGGGGCGCCCGCCGTGCGGCCGCTGTGGTGGGGGGCACCGGAGGACCGGGCGCTGCGGGACTGCGAGGACGCGTTCCTGCTGGGTGACAGCCTGCTGGTGGCGCCCGTACTGGACCCCGGCGCCGAGCGGCGGGCGGTGCGGCTTCCTCGGGGGCGCTGGTACGACACGGTGACGGAGCGGGCGTACGAGGGGCCGGGGCAGGTGCTGGTGGAGGCTCCCCGGGGGCGGATTCCGGTGCTCGCGCGCGCGGGTGCCGTCGTGCCGGTGCGGGGTGCGGACGGCGCGCTGGAGCTGGAGGTGTGGGCGCCCGCGCCGGGGCGGGCCGGGGGCGCTCTGGTGGTGCCCGACACCGGGGGGATCGAGCGGTACGTGACCCGCTGGGACGGGACCCGCGTGGTCGTCACCCGGGAGACGGACGGCGCCCCCGCCGAGCCGTCCCGGCCGGTGCGGGTACGGGGGCTCGGCGGGGCCGCCACCGGTCAGTAG
- a CDS encoding acetoacetate--CoA ligase, translating into MSTEHPQPLWQPTDERIARARITRFQAWAAEHHGAPAEGGYPALHQWSVAEPEDFWTAVTRWFDVRFATPYARVLGDRAMPGAAWFPGATLNYAEHALRAAADRADEPALLYVDETHEPRPVTWAELRRQVGALAAHLRGLGVRPGDRVSGYLPNIPEAVVALLATAAVGAVWTSCAPDFGARSVLDRFQQVEPVVLFTVDGYRYGGKEHDRRETVAELRRELPTLRAVVHIPLLGTDTPEGALDWAELTAGDTEPVFEQVPFEHPLWVLYSSGTTGLPKAIVQSQGGILVEHLKQLGLHCDLGPEDRFFWYTSTGWMMWNFLVSGLLTGTTIVLYDGSPGYPDTGAQWRVAERTGTTLCGTSAAYVMACRKAGVHPSRDFDLSTVQCVATTGSPLPPDGFRWLHDEVREDLWIASVSGGTDVCSCFAGAVPTLPVYTGELQAPGLGTDLQSWDPGGEPLVDEVGELVVTNPMPSMPIRFWNDPDGSRYRESYFDTYPGVWRHGDWITVTSRGSVIIHGRSDSTLNRQGVRMGSADIYEVVERLPEIKESLVIGVEQLDGGYWMPLFVHLAPGAELNDALRDRVKKAIREQLSPRHVPDEIIEVPGVPHTLTGKRIEVPVKRLLQGTPLEKAVNPGSIDDLTLLGFYEQLARKRA; encoded by the coding sequence ATGTCCACCGAGCATCCGCAGCCGCTCTGGCAGCCCACCGACGAGCGGATCGCCCGTGCCCGCATCACCCGGTTCCAGGCATGGGCCGCCGAGCACCACGGCGCCCCCGCCGAGGGCGGCTACCCGGCGCTGCACCAGTGGTCCGTCGCCGAGCCGGAGGACTTCTGGACGGCCGTCACCCGGTGGTTCGACGTCCGCTTCGCCACGCCCTACGCGCGCGTGCTCGGCGACCGCGCCATGCCCGGCGCCGCATGGTTCCCCGGCGCCACCCTCAACTACGCCGAGCACGCCCTGCGCGCCGCCGCAGACCGCGCCGACGAGCCCGCCCTGCTGTACGTCGACGAGACCCACGAGCCCCGCCCGGTGACCTGGGCCGAGCTGCGCCGCCAGGTCGGCGCGCTCGCCGCCCACCTGCGCGGTCTCGGCGTCCGCCCCGGCGACCGGGTCAGCGGCTACCTGCCCAACATCCCCGAGGCGGTCGTCGCCCTGCTCGCCACCGCCGCCGTCGGCGCGGTGTGGACCTCCTGCGCCCCGGACTTCGGCGCCCGCAGCGTCCTGGACCGCTTCCAGCAGGTCGAGCCGGTCGTCCTGTTCACCGTCGACGGCTACCGCTACGGCGGCAAGGAGCACGACCGCCGCGAGACCGTCGCCGAACTCCGCCGCGAACTGCCCACCCTGCGCGCGGTCGTGCACATCCCGCTGCTCGGCACCGACACCCCCGAGGGCGCCCTCGACTGGGCGGAGCTGACAGCCGGCGACACCGAGCCGGTCTTCGAACAGGTCCCCTTCGAACACCCGCTGTGGGTGCTGTACTCCTCCGGCACCACCGGCCTGCCCAAGGCGATCGTGCAGTCCCAGGGCGGCATCCTCGTCGAGCACCTCAAGCAGCTCGGCCTGCACTGCGACCTGGGCCCGGAGGACCGTTTCTTCTGGTACACCTCGACCGGCTGGATGATGTGGAACTTCCTCGTCTCCGGCCTGCTCACCGGCACCACGATCGTCCTGTACGACGGCAGCCCCGGCTACCCCGACACCGGCGCCCAGTGGCGCGTCGCCGAACGCACCGGCACCACCCTCTGCGGCACCTCGGCCGCCTATGTCATGGCCTGCCGGAAGGCGGGCGTCCACCCGTCCCGCGACTTCGACCTCTCCACCGTCCAGTGCGTCGCCACCACCGGCTCCCCGCTGCCCCCGGACGGCTTCCGCTGGCTGCACGACGAGGTCCGTGAGGACCTGTGGATCGCCTCCGTCAGCGGCGGCACCGACGTCTGCTCCTGCTTCGCCGGAGCCGTCCCCACCCTGCCCGTGTACACCGGCGAACTCCAGGCCCCCGGCCTCGGCACCGACCTCCAGTCCTGGGACCCGGGCGGCGAGCCGCTGGTGGACGAGGTGGGCGAGCTGGTCGTCACCAACCCCATGCCGTCCATGCCGATCCGCTTCTGGAACGACCCCGACGGCAGCCGGTACCGCGAGAGCTACTTCGACACCTACCCCGGCGTGTGGCGGCACGGCGACTGGATCACCGTCACCTCACGCGGCTCGGTGATCATCCACGGCCGCTCCGACTCCACCCTCAACCGCCAGGGCGTCCGCATGGGCTCCGCCGACATCTACGAGGTCGTCGAGCGCCTCCCGGAGATCAAGGAATCCCTGGTCATCGGCGTCGAACAGCTCGACGGCGGCTACTGGATGCCCCTCTTCGTCCACCTCGCCCCCGGCGCCGAACTGAACGACGCCCTGCGGGACCGCGTCAAGAAGGCCATCCGGGAGCAGCTCTCGCCCCGGCACGTCCCGGACGAGATCATCGAGGTCCCCGGCGTCCCGCACACCCTCACCGGCAAGCGCATCGAGGTCCCGGTCAAACGCCTCCTCCAGGGCACCCCGCTGGAGAAGGCGGTCAACCCCGGCTCCATCGACGACCTGACCCTGCTCGGCTTCTACGAGCAGCTCGCCCGCAAACGCGCCTGA